In a genomic window of Alistipes sp. ZOR0009:
- a CDS encoding Calx-beta domain-containing protein, whose product NSLVNVDPDKLVGVGTILDNDGAPTLSVGDATVAEGGKLQFVVSLSAASGKAVTVKASSADGSATTADNDYTSVSNLAVTFAPGEVSKVVEVPTTADTKFESDETISLELTDATNATIADGSATGTITNDDTKPTVAVGSPTVTEGDVLAFVVSLSNPSDQAISAGYTLEDGTATMGTDFDNVPAGTLSFAAGETSKTVLVPTTD is encoded by the coding sequence AATAGCCTGGTAAATGTCGATCCCGACAAGCTGGTTGGCGTGGGTACGATCCTCGACAACGACGGCGCTCCTACCCTTTCGGTGGGCGACGCTACAGTAGCCGAAGGCGGCAAACTGCAGTTTGTGGTGAGCCTCAGCGCAGCTAGCGGCAAGGCGGTAACCGTTAAGGCTTCCTCCGCCGATGGTTCCGCTACAACAGCCGATAACGACTACACTTCCGTATCGAACCTAGCGGTAACCTTTGCCCCAGGCGAGGTATCCAAGGTGGTGGAGGTGCCAACTACGGCCGACACCAAGTTCGAGAGTGATGAAACTATATCGCTTGAGCTAACAGATGCCACCAACGCTACCATAGCCGATGGCAGCGCTACTGGAACGATAACCAACGACGATACCAAGCCAACGGTTGCGGTGGGTAGCCCAACGGTTACCGAGGGCGACGTGCTCGCCTTCGTGGTGAGCCTCAGCAACCCTAGCGATCAGGCCATATCGGCTGGCTACACCCTAGAGGATGGTACCGCCACAATGGGTACCGACTTCGACAACGTGCCCGCGGGTACGCTCTCCTTTGCCGCTGGCGAGACGAGCAAAACCGTGCTGGTACCAACCACCGACG